AAAAACAACAAGAGGCAACCCATCAACTTATAGTAACAGATCGAGAGTATATTGAAATAACAGGTGTGTTACATGTTGATAGTTTTGATGATGAAGAAATCGTGTTAGAAACAGAGCTTGGCTTGTTAGCTTTACGGGGAGAAAAGTTAGACATCAAAGAATTAAATTTAGATGAAAAACTGTTAACAGTAGAAGGTGTTATTTTAGAAGCCGCCTATTCTGAAGAAGTCGGGGAAACTTATAAGGGAAGAAAAGGAATATTTAGTAAAATATTCAGGTAATTGAGGTGGACTCTTTGGAAAAGGTGATAACCCAATTTTTTGTTTTTTTATCTTTATTTGTTTCGGGGATGACATTGGGAATTGTATTTGATTTTTTTAGAGTTATGAGGGGCCGTAAACGATTCACAAAAATTTTTCAGTCTATTTTAGATATTTTATTTGGAGTATTTAGTTTTGTATTAATTTCAACAGTCTTACTAGTAAGTAATTGGGGAGAAGTAAGAGGTTATGTATTTATTTTCATATTAATTGGGATAACAATCCATTACAAATGGGTAAGTAATTCAATAATAGAAGGATATTGTATCTTTTTTATTTTATCCGAAAGGATAGTTTCAACAGTAACAGAAACTTTATTTAAAGTGTTTTATATTGCTATTTTCCCTTTTAAAATAGTTTTAATGCCTTTTTTTTCAGGAATTAATAAACTTATAGGTTTACTAAAAAAACTGTGGAAAAACTCAAATAAATGGTTGAAAAAGTTAATATTCCGATTTAATAAGAAGGATTAACAGTATTTTATAAAGAATAAGTGCTAATAAAGAATTTAGAAATAGGAGGAACTAGGTATGGGGAAAATCAGGCAATTTCCTCGAAAGCACACAACCCAAAAAAATAAAAGTAAAGAGAGCTCAATTAAGAAAAAGATATCAGTTAATAAAAAAGTTATTTCCGGGATAGCTATCATTACTATAGCCTATTTTGGTTTTTTGTTGATTGATCAAAGCATAAGCTATTTTGAATTATTACAACAAAAAAAACAAATACAGGAAGAAATAAATGAAGCAAAAGAGGATAAGAAGGAGCTTGAAGAAAAGGTAGAGCTTTTAAATGACCTTGATTATATTGAAATATTAGCACGTAGAAAGTTTGGATTCATAAGAGAGGGTGAAGTTCCATTAGATGTTTTAGGTGATGATACAAATTAATAGTAGACATGCTGTAGGCCCTAACTTGACTACTTAAAGTGTTTGAGATATAATCACCATAAGAATTTAATGGGGAGGAATAAGAGTAATTATGTCCGTGAAAGTTGGCCAAACCGTAGAAGGTGTTGTAACAGGCATTACAAACTTTGGAGCATTTGTTGAATTGCCGGGAGGTGAAACTGGATTAGTTCACATCTCGGAAGTAGCAGACACTTATGTTAAAGATATTCGTAAATTTGTAAAAGAAGATGAACAAGTGAGAGTTAAGATTTTAAGTGTTGACGGAGATA
This portion of the Natranaerobius trueperi genome encodes:
- the yabQ gene encoding spore cortex biosynthesis protein YabQ, giving the protein MITQFFVFLSLFVSGMTLGIVFDFFRVMRGRKRFTKIFQSILDILFGVFSFVLISTVLLVSNWGEVRGYVFIFILIGITIHYKWVSNSIIEGYCIFFILSERIVSTVTETLFKVFYIAIFPFKIVLMPFFSGINKLIGLLKKLWKNSNKWLKKLIFRFNKKD
- the yabP gene encoding sporulation protein YabP, whose amino-acid sequence is MEEKQQEATHQLIVTDREYIEITGVLHVDSFDDEEIVLETELGLLALRGEKLDIKELNLDEKLLTVEGVILEAAYSEEVGETYKGRKGIFSKIFR
- a CDS encoding S1 RNA-binding domain-containing protein, whose product is MSVKVGQTVEGVVTGITNFGAFVELPGGETGLVHISEVADTYVKDIRKFVKEDEQVRVKILSVDGDKIGLSLRRVKENKEKLVSFEDKMAKFLKESDERQRDLRKNTEAKRGNRDSIK
- a CDS encoding septum formation initiator family protein; this translates as MGKIRQFPRKHTTQKNKSKESSIKKKISVNKKVISGIAIITIAYFGFLLIDQSISYFELLQQKKQIQEEINEAKEDKKELEEKVELLNDLDYIEILARRKFGFIREGEVPLDVLGDDTN